A window from Canis aureus isolate CA01 chromosome 23, VMU_Caureus_v.1.0, whole genome shotgun sequence encodes these proteins:
- the LOC144295294 gene encoding olfactory receptor 10A2-like: MAGGNWTRVEEFILMSFSSLPTEMQLLLFLTFLIIYLVTLMGNTLIILVTLADPMLHSPMYFFLRNLSFLEIGFNLVIVPKMLGTLLAWDTTISFLGCATQMYFFFFFGGAECFLLATMAYDRYVAICSPLHYPVIMNQKTRAKLAVASWLPGFPVATVQTTWLFSFPFCGTNKVNHFFCDSPPVLRLVCADTALFEIYAIVGTILVVMTPCLLILCSYTRIAAAILKIPSAKGKHKAFSTCSSHLLVVSLFYVSLSLTYFRPKSNNSPESKKLLSLSYTIVTPMLNPIIYSLRNNEVKNAFSRTFRKALGLRNCIP; the protein is encoded by the coding sequence ATGGCTGGAGGAAACTGGACAAGAGTTGAGGAATTTATCCTCATGAGCTTCTCTTCTCTACCTACTGAAATGCAATTGTTACTCTTCCTGACATTCCTAATCATCTACCTGGTCACCCTGATGGGAAACACCCTCATCATTCTGGTTACTTTGGCTGATCCCATGCTGCACAgtcccatgtacttcttcctcaggAACTTGTCCTTCTTGGAGATTGGCTTCAACCTAGTCATTGTGCCCAAGATGCTGGGGACCCTGCTTGCCTGGGACACAACCATCTCCTTTCTTGGCTGTGCCACACAgatgtatttcttcttcttctttggagGTGCTGAATGCTTCCTCCTGGCCACCATGGCATATGACCGCTATGTAGCCATCTGCAGTCCCTTGCACTACCCAGTCATCATGAACCAAAAGACACGTGCCAAATTGGCTGTCGCTTCTTGGTTACCAGGCTTTCCTGTTGCTACCGTGCAGACCACGTGGCTCTTCAGTTTTCCATTCTGTGGCACCAACAAGGTGAACCACTTCTTCTGTGACAGTCCACCTGTGTTGAGGCTGGTCTGTGCAGACACAGCACTGTTTGAAATCTATGCAATTGTTGGAACCATTCTGGTCGTCATGACACCCTGCTTGCTGATCCTGTGCTCCTATACTCGCATTGCTGCTGCCATCCTCAAAATTCCATCAGCTAAAGGGAAGCATAAAGCCTTCTCTACATGTTCCTCTCACCTCCTTGTTGTGTCCCTGTTCTATGTATCTTTAAGCCTCACCTACTTCCGGCCTAAATCCAATAATTCTCCTGAAAGCAAAAAGCTGCTGTCATTGTCCTACACTATTGTGACTCCCATGTTGAACCCCATCATTTATAGCCTGAGAAATAATGAAGTGAAGAATGCCTTTAGCCGGACCTTCCGTAAGGCTTTAGGCCTTAGAAACTGCATCCCATAG